CCGAACTTCTCCTCCCTAATTACCGCAAAACCTTATTAAACACCGCTCGCTCATCGAATTTCCAAAGACAAATGCACATTCTTCGCAGAAAACGATCGAACGaccttctctctccccctctcacTCCTTGCATCAGCGCCGCAAATTCGCGGGCCATTAGCTCTGGCAGCGGCAATTCGTCAAATTGGGAGAAATGTAGTATCAATAACGTTTCGCAGCTGTTGCCATTCAAGCATGCATTTGCCTAACGCCGAAATTGTTACGCCGGACTTCGATCCGCGCGTGTAGTGGCCGCCCTTCTGTTGCCGCCTATAGATGGATTTTGTGCCTGTTATTTTTTACGCGTGTATacgctgttctctctctctctctctctctctctctctctctctctctctctctctctctctctctctcttttttttcaccgtCTGACGCGAAAATTTTCCGATGCCTGCTCTCGCTGCAGTTTATTAATCGCTGCCGCGTGTTTTATCACATACGGGCAGTCTGTTATTTTACGCTGTGGTTCGACAAAATATTCGATACTTGTAAAAAGCGCTTTTCCAACTTAtgcgttttattacaatatataaaCGCAGAAATTATAAGTGTCGGAATAAAATTCGATGTGATATCGCGTTATGTCCATAATTCACGTATTCAATTAGTCTCTGTTGTGCCGATTTAGTATCTATGATCGTCGTAATCCTCTAGCCGTAATGGCCACTAAATATCCATCATCCTCTCGAAActaataatttttccaaaaaaaaaaatgggaaaccaatataaaaatgcattaaatCGAATCGTATACCTATAGGCATACTATATAATTGAGAATAAATTCGAGCGGGCCGTCTAACAGATTAGCCTCTCCCGCAACGACGATCGATACATCAGCCGCAGCGGCGCAAGATCGGATATGCTCGAATTTGTGTGTATAAAAAGTATCTATAGGTGTATTCACACGTGTACGTGTACCTATATTATACAGCCACGCGTCTCCCCTACGCACATGACATGACGGCTGCAGCGCAACAGCGGAGAAAAAGCTGCGGTCGCCGAGAATGTGAAATATCGTTCCTGCGAGGATATCCGCGCGTGCAGTGCGTGCCCCGCGCGATTTCTTTCTCCCCCCGCTGTATAGCGAGGAGAgtcgaaattaattatatattttcgcTAAGTTGAGGGAAAGGTAAGCTTGTGGGGTGGATGGAATGGAGAAGGAATATCATTGGGAGTAATGGcgcttttttatttgtttgcgCTGTACTAGCTGGGGCTCGTTGTTTTCTCGTGAAATTTCGATGCCGCGTGCGCGAGATTCCGCGATACGGCTGATGGTTTGTGTGAAGATcgtttattttcacttttcgtACTTTCCGAACACTTTCTTCGTTTAGAAGGATCAATATAATCGTGTTTGATAGTGTTGAATTTTCgataaaattttacttattaatgTCAAACTTTGCTACAAAGAAAAATTGCACATCTCAAAATAACGCATCGCGAGGCCTAAGCttgacccccccccccccccccggagCCGATCGACGGCCGCGTCAGCGACCCAGCCTCGGATAAATCCTCGCGTCCGTCGTCCAAGaagctcagcagcagcaaccagCCCCGCAGGTCTTAGCGCCTCGGCGCATCGCTCCTTCTCTATCCTCGTGCGTTTcgctaaataataaatatgagTCGGGGTATAAcccaactctctctctctctctctctttctctcctttcttcCTTCCTCGCCATATAGAGGCGCTATAGTGCGAGAGCCGAGGAGAGAAGGGGCACATACCCCCAGGGTGCCATTAGCGGGGTACGACGCTGCTCCGTTTTCCATcccgagcgcgagcgagcgagcggccaTATACGACTTCCTTTTCTGCCTtttctctcgctgctgctggcagCCCACAGGCTTTGAAACGCGAGTCTAATACACTTAGACTTCAACCAAAGAGCTATCGGAACATATCTATAGAAGAGGGAGAGGAAAGAGACAGTGAGAAAGAGGAAAGCTCCGCGTGAGGACGAGGCCGCCTCGAGGTGAGTGTGCACACGTCTCGCCAATCTTCGAACCGGGCTGgcctttctcttttcttctgcgACGCTTTTTTCTAGATCGCGGTTTATGTCTCTGAGTGCGTATTCTGATGGGATATTCGttatcatgaataatataacaattttgtttttgtagAAAAATTGGCGAAAATGTATTAAACTCAAAACGTCTCGGCCAAACCAACAGACTGACCAGCTTGAAAAGCAACCGACCCTTGCGGTATACGGCGCAGTGTCCCTCGGCCGCCGCAGCTAAATGCCTGTATCGAGCCGCCCTATTGCGCTCAATTATTGAAACCAGCGACTCCGAGTGATTTTCTTATTCCATCGAGCCTCCGCTGAATTTATTCGCCGGCCTGCGTTTTATCGAGTCCGttttcgctttctctctctctcattcctCCCCCCTCAACTTTTTTCGGCACCGTTAACCCTGACCTGACGACCTTTTTTCAGGAAGGGAGAAGTTTAGTTTGCATCGActcgattttctctctcttgttgTCGGCTTGTCGTGTCGATTCAGCTGGGCGGGGGATTGAGCTGTGcggttaattttttattcctcGATGAATCTGTAATGCGTGTCTTTAATGTATGTAAACACAAGTCGATCTGGCAAACCATTTGcgcaaaaatataataaacaaccagCCGATATTctcagaagaaaaaagttgGCTTGAAGTATGATAAGGCCGCGGCGGTCCTACAAATGAGATAATGAACGAGCAGTGGCAGTACAGCAGCGGCTATAGCGTCCGAGCTGGGCACAGCTCGACCACTATGCGACCATCTGGTCGTGGATGCGCTTCTGACCGGAGCAGAGGGGGTGGCGTCGGACTCGAGCTCCGCTAGTTCGACATGCGGCCGAACGAGTGTGGGATGACGTTGGTGCGGCCAGGATATCGGCGCGTGTATCGCGACGTCTGCTATCGACATGTCGTCGATGTAAGCTACCGCTCGTGCGTGTACCTGTGTGGGTgggtgtgtgcatgtgtgccTGCATCGAGGACGTATACGGGAAACTATCCTAGTTGCCAGATCGagatctctccctctctcggccAGAGGCACAACAAATATTAACTGGCATTTGTGGAGAGAGGGATGGCAGTCGAGAGCTCTTTATTCGATGTAGGTATATGCTAGTGTGTGCCGCGGAGATGACGATGCTTTTTCGAGAGAGCCGAAGCTTTTGAAAGGATTGCGGCCAGGAGATGATAAGGAAAATTCGTCTGGATTGCTCGGATGATGTTTGTTGAGCCGTTTTTCGTGATTTGTTTTCAATAGGTTTCTAAATAATCACACAAAAGTCAATTACCTCGCAAGAACTCAGAACTCCCGATAAAAAATTGACAAACCTTCATCTCCATTCAAAGTTGAACCAGCGAAGCcccgaattaaaaaaaaaattcaatctaaACCTCCCTCCACCATCAAACTCTCCAGAAAGGGTGCAAAAATCCCGCCAAGACGAGACTCGCGTCACAACCTTATCCATACCGTCGCGCGAAGGATCTCGCGCATAGCGGCGTTTTAACCCCCATTAGCGTacaacctctctctctctctctctctctctctctctctctcttcctcccaCCCTCTCCTCTAACAAAgtggtcgcgcgcgcgagcgcccgAACCCTCGCCTCGGCTTAATGTTATGTAAAAATACCGCACAGCCCTTCCTTCCTTCCGACTCGGCGATATTAATGTATACCCGGTGGCTACTTGGTGGGAACCCCAGCTGCAGGACGCGCACCGGAATATCTAAATAAAGCACTCGGACGAATAAGTGATATTGTTGGACTCTATggctttgtttattttttttctcttcttttccgaAGATGAAGTACACCAGGCTTCCAATCAATTAGCCACTGGGACGTTTATGAATTTATCCCGTGCAGGGGATGAGATTTGAAAGCCTCAAGATAGGCTTTGACGAACTCGAGTCTGGTTACCTGCGAGGAAAGAAGTTCGGATCTTTCATTCATTGGTTAAGATCATTGTACGAGAAccgcgaaaaaagtttcaccAAGTATTCATGAATAGCTCGAACTTTATTCTTCTCCCGCTTAGAAAGACCCTCGTACTCGTTCAAGAGACTTTTTAAAGTTTCGGCCTTTGTGTACCATTCATTCAAGTCTACGATGGAGAAAGAGCCATCGCCTGGATTGTTGTTTGTAATCGATTGTTCTTGTTTCACATTCAGTGTTTCACTATCCTTGCGATCGATAGCCTGCGGAGGTATTTTACTTTATAGCTCGCTGAAACATCGGATAATGACTGATTGTTCTACTTGACTCACTTCGACCTGTACTAGCCATTGTAAAAAGTCTTGCAGATCTGGTGGTAGAGCTGGGCATgattttttctctatctcttctGAAATAAGTTGTTGAACCACCgtcatcaatttttttgtgaTCGAAGCGGTTGCGTCGTCCTTAATTGAATGAAtcataagttttttttataacagaaCAGTTAATTTCATGTTTACCGTCTCAAAATCTCGTTCCCGTCGATACATGTTATCGATTACAACCGAATCTTGAGGATTTACATCGTACTCGTATCCAAAGTTCGTCATCTTGTGAAAAGCTTCTCTATTTTTCATCTACATTCAAGTTAGATGTTGAATTATTATACACGTAGCAACTCGATTTGCTCCAGAATATTCACAAACTTCGGGTCGCACCTGATCGAAAATCGCATTTACAATTTCCTTAGCCAAATCCCCATGCAAAGCCCGATTCATCTGAGACTTGTCACCTTCATTCTCCATCAGAAGTAACTTTGTAAAGTTGTTAACTCTCGAGTCGCCACCTAACGCGATCAATTTCCAAATTCATTGAAAAcataatcataattttaaaaaaagtagttGTCTCACCCTTGGAAATAGATTTCAAAGCTCTTCCCAGCCTAATCCCCTCGAAAAAGTCATCATCACTTTCCGCCGAGTCATCGCCGGATTTCAGCGCGATGGGATCCGTCGAATCCACGGGGAAAACATTTATCGATTGAAGGACTTTCTCGAGTGGCtctgtcgtcgtcgttgtcgatATTTCGCTAGTCGCGGGATTGAAATTCTGCGACGACGCGTTTTCATATCCTTGAATTGAAGATTTAAGCTGGCTATTGTGGGACTCGGTTTCGAGTCTTAATTTTGATCGATGGTTCGAGTGTCTCTTGCGCCGTTGGTTCATCTTGTTCTGGTTTTTGGCGGTGAAGAACATGGCGTTGATTTTTTCCTGTAATACTGGGCTGCAATTTTGATAACGAAAAATTAGCAATTGTTGTTTTGATCGATTACGTTTCAATACAAACCTGGCAGAGAACATGTTTTTCGATCGGAGTATGTCGGCCATTTGGTCTATCCAGCTCAGGTCATTCTGCACTTTCAACACGTCCTGCAAGAACCTATTCAGCTTTTCGCATCCCCTTGATTTCTGAAAACGCATCGAGgattaaacaaataaatcgtttaaattgcacagatgattcttGTCTCAtctttcgtttcttttttcagaaACTCAAAAAACTTATCCATTACAAGTAAGAGTGACGCTGCActgaaaaatatgatttttttttaatgagagGCATCAAAATACAACAGAAATAGAACAAAAGTTGCAGCAAAACCAAAAAATCCTAGAAAAACTGTCGGCACTCGAGCAGAGCGcgtctcctctctccctccctcggAAATTACCCTtgctgctctctctccctcactctctcCCTCACCCCTATTTTCCAGTTATAATAATGGGGCGACTGTGCTGgctgcgtctctctctctctctctctctctctctctctctctctctctctctctctctctctctctatgcgtTGGCTTCGTGTTGCGTTCCTGCGTGCGGCAAGACAATGGCACAGCTATATCTAGCCTTGCGCGCAGGTACCGACGACGACTCGgtgttattaaaaattcactCCCTCCAGCGCGAGTGAAGTGGCCTCTAGCAATCTGCATCTCATTCCCggcgggctgctgctgctgctctgctgtgCTCTGCTCCTCTCGCGATTGCGCGCCGCACGTCGGGCTTTTCTTTGCGCTGCACGGGAGTATTTATACGCCGGCGTGATGGACGCGGACGGAAGAAAAGAGCAGTGAGgagtgcgcgagagagaaggggaGAATTAAGAAGGGAGTGAGAGTGAGCGAGCTTGTATCCAATTACACGCGGCATTTGCCGGACGCTGCTGGACTTGACCTGGTGTGGGCTGTGCGTGTATGTGCTcttttttagagctttaagCTCGAGATTCTTTGCTTTGCCGGGAAATGCAATTATAGCGTTGGTAATGCGCTACTTGTAAATGGATGCTGTATACTtgtctaaatttttttcagtaataataGAGTTTTGTTTAACAGTGATGGttacaattttaatttgaattaataaaagaTTCTCATATAAGACTATACAGATGAATATCACGTTACAGAAGCCCAAGACCCttaacagaaaaaaagaagacaaAAGCCCGATAAAAGAAGTATCCAGCCGCTCGTAAAGCGTCTCGACAGCAAAGGACCTCAGAGCAGCCACATACACAGTATGGGGTGTGTGCGTATTACACACCGTTCTTCCTAAAATCAATCGGCAGCGCAGTAACAGTAGCTACAACCACACGTTTATGTAACGCCGAAATTGCGACGCGCATAATCAATCAAGAAAAGGGACGCGGTTTTCCAGACGACGAAGACTCCAGCTCTCGCATAGTTCCGAAACGGTAATATCGCTGGCCGCGGGCGACCGCTCTTTTGTCATTTTGTCATTTGCAGCGCAGAGGCTCTGTGTTATACTCTGTGAaagtgaatgaaaaaaaaaacgtgggAGAAGAATTGAAATAATCGGATAGCCGGGAGGGAGATGATCGGAGTCTTGGTTTTTTGAAAGTTCGTTAGCGTTATTTTTCTGATCTTACGCGATGGTGGCTCGAGCTTGAGCGGGATCTTCGCGAGGAGGCGACGACTGACGACTGAAGGAAGGGTAGCGACAGACTGGAGCAGATGATGAGTGCTCGGAGATGCGTGAGGGGTGACATTCTTTTTTTCTggaaagatagagagagagagtaagaggGTTGGAAAATGAATTGTTTTCTTAATTAAAGCGGACAGATTATATATAGCAATGTGCGTCGAATATTTTACAAAGTACGTCCTTTTATAAGACAAAAGATACCGCATCGttcttgataaaaaaaaaataaaaaattactacaaACTTTAGGACTAGGTACACACGGGAGCCGAGAAGCTGAAATCGCTGGCAACTATAATCTCATAAATCCCGAATTCTCGCGACTCCCCATCACATAGCCGGCTGGCTTCCTTGAGCCGTGCGTGCGTACGGGCGCCTGCACACCTACAGCCTCCGCACATAGCGGCGTATAAACGGCTGAACGCTATTAAGGGCTCCGATGCTCGGAAAGGCATTAATTTCAGGGCGCGCATAACTTTTCCTGTAACAATTTGCATTCGCGGCTCATAGCTCGCccacgcgctctctctctctctctctctctctctctctctctctctctctctctctctctctctctaaggGAAATTAAAAACGTCCGATCGTAAAAAGGAAAAGGACTGAAATATGACTGGCCCCGGACTCTGCATTATAATCGGAGTCGCTTTTCTCTCCATTCACGTCGACGAAGCCccctctcgcgctcgctctttttttcgcgatctattcgcgcgagagtgagactctttctctctctttctctcttgcaaAGCGTCGAAGGGGTTAATGACCTCGTTTGCAGTTACGGGGGATGGCTCAGGTGGAAGTGATAGTGGGAGGGAAAGTCATGAAATATACGGGTTGATAGAAAAGAAATTATCTCGACAGTTGCGATTCCGAGCTTTTTGCTCTGCAGCTTTCTTGCATTTCAGTTTATCGTTTGAAAAACTGGTGAGAATTTAACCATTTTTGTTGGTTATATAACATAATGATCAAATGGtatagcatttttttttaaataatataaaatattttattttatattaccGAAATTATCTCTTGCTACAGTTGTGAGTTGACACAACGACAGGCACCGCTAACTTAAGGATGTTCAACCAATGTTTGAGAAAGAAGGATGGTATGTATACGTACACTTGATAGTGAATAATTCCAGGATCGAAGTgctaataattaatattcacGACATCGATGACTGCCACTACATCCGCTTAATCTCTGAATCTAAGCCACAAATAAATACTTACATAATAAACTTACCTTTTCTTTGCTTTCGACttattatagtatatttattatagaAGTACCACAAAGTTTTGGGGTTAGATAATATCAGACAATCGTTTTGACAAACCGTGTACCTAAATACcgataaaataattctttcTTAAAAATTTGTCATCTTCCATATTCCTTAACCATCTTCCATATTCCTATCTTTTTCCATCTTCCATATTCCTATCTTTCATAGTCCTTTCCATCGAACGCTGTTTTTCGATTGAACGTGTTTCAATTCAAACTttagaaatttgaaaaatgtataaagcGATACTTTACGAACATGGTAtaagaaatatttaattaaataatatgtgtgtatatatactattttgagatttgcatttaaaaaagaataagTTCTATACATATGTGAGCCATTCTACCAGAAATCGGACACTTTACGGTCAAAAAATCGTGGTCTTTCATTTTTGAGGGCGCACTTACCAGATCAAGTATTTTATATGTGTTATTGgacatataaaatataaaaaaacatgGATAGCATCTTCAAACCATATGCCAAGAAAAAGGGGCCAATTACTAATCTTTCTCTTAAGGAAGTAATGGGCTTttttgtgaagcatttaaatGATGATTGGTTGGCGCCTGGTACAAGAATTTATGAACCTAAATGAGAAACGCGATAACAATTTAAATAGGGTAAAATTTGGAGAAGATGCgaaaatttgacaaaaaagtaaaaattctgGTTTTCAGGCATTTTATTCGCATTTTTGGCGAATTTCaccctattttaaattactcaCATGTCCAAACGCATGTAAAAAATTTGGTCTAGTGAGTGTGCTCTCAAAAATACAAGACCCCAATTTTTTGATCGTAAATTATCCGATTTCTCGTAGAATAGCTCTTATACTTCATCAGTTTTGATTATAACTAGTTGTATTTGTTAGAAAGAAGAAAGTACgtagataaaaattattctatatatatatatatatatatatatatatatatatatatatatatataatataaatcatatttatttaaatctcAATAAAGGTTTATTGGAAACATCTGATGAATGTTATATAAAGGTACTAACTATAAAAACATTGATCGGCAGTCAACATATGTATCATcgaaaagaaataaaaataaataaaagcatACTTTAGCATACTTTTACTTGGACCatacttttcttaaattatctCAGGCAATAAATAATCTTATGATCACCacgaattttataaatagtcAATGCTATTATTACACATCAGAAGAAGGGGAGCAAAGCGTCAGAAACCAagaaattttgattaagaAAATTGCGAGCGATTCTCTAAAAAGGACTGAGACGAGCGTAAAAGTAGCAAACGGAACTAgcgaataataaaaagtaaccATCACGTCGATTGTTACACGCTAGCGTGGCTCAGCGCCGTTATCCATTCGCTCCGTCGAGAATGTATTACTCAAGAACCGAGTCGTGCAAAAAAATCGTACACAGAGGAAAAACGCTCAGGTAATTTTGTCATTTGGATATAGGGGATGTGAGAGAGCCATTAGCTTATTAAAAATACGAACAAGCTAGGGATGACAAAAATCATAAAGGACAATACGCGGGAAAGAGTGAGGGAGGGAGTAGAGAAAAAATTAGCCAGGATGTCTCTTTGATATCAAGGGATGCAAAGCGGTCCGCAACTGTTGGGTGTAATACTCATCGAGTGGGTAGAGGATATCATGTTGcgtgattctgatgaagaagAATACACATCTGAAGATCATCGAGCCGAGTCGTAGCTTTACTTGGGTAGTAGGCCTGAGTGAACTAGGCttgtttttctattaaaagGATCTTTTgctttatcattatttttacttttactgcTCGTTGTCCTATATCTTAGAAAaggcatttttaattttacaatattagtGCTTTTTCAAAGAACGTTTGATATTTCAAGTTCCTATAATGCACGAACTTTAGCTGATGACTGACATatgcttaatatttttaggaTTAGGAATTAAttgagaatattttttgtgaatcttgaaatgaaaaatgagttaTAGATCCTAAACCTttatttatttcgataaataatAGTTAAGTGAAGATGAAAAGCATATTACACCTAATCTCTGATTAGTCGCATGACACCCCACCAGTCCTATTGACACCCCACTAGTTTAGTGGCACCCCACCCATGAAACTATCATATAAAACGTGCCGTATTTCAGCGGTACAACATCAGAAACAGCGTTTGATAACTGTTCCAATATGGCTGGACAAAAACTTCTTCTGTTCTCAGTGACTGCTTATTTAGCAACATAAAGCTACCAGAATCTTCAAAGAGCCGCAAGAAAAGGGTAACGAAACTACAGCACTCAAAACCTTCATCGCCCAAACCTGCTCCAACTTCCAATAATTCCAAACAAGTTCAACCGAACAGTGTCACTATACTATTTGACACTACGACTCCTACCTTAGAACTATTGCAACATCGAGGCTACAAAAGAATTAGCCTGACAGAACGCCGATCACacgttttcaaaataactaaTTCACAAAATTATTTAGCAGCCCTACCAAAAACCGACATTATGGACCTATGCATTTGCAGGGAATTGttaaaattagaataataatattttaaataaatgtgtTCAGTGACATAGACTGTATAACTATGGTCTAAATAATTTTAGAAATGCAACTATTGTCTATACTTACTCTCAATAGCCACATCGAATAAAAATAGgttaatttatgtaaaaacatttacttCATTACCTCGTGAAGATCTTCTTTTGCcttaaatagtttttcttcattttaatttacgtTATAATTAATATCAGGAGCACTAATAAACTAATTTGTTTGTTATTTGTAGTGGATATAGCTTTATCATATTTCAACAAATGATTGTCAgatgaaatataaaatttagtgTTTTAATAGCTAGACAATATAACTAATAGACGTTTGAAATAAATGATCGCATTGCCTAGCAtttctaaaattaataatatagtTGATATTGTCGCACAAAAGAAGatcgacataatttttttttcgtgagatTATGATGTTttgtttcagagatatgattttaaaaatagattacctttttcattttatctgccgaacatagcggtcgatcccgagcaccaaacgaggaaaagtaggtaatttacTTCTCTTTCAAACGCCTTAGGATGATTGAAAACACgtaaaatagtgtttttcaaaaattaaaaaatgatcataaaaaatattatttgagaaaataaaaaactgtttttcccgaatttagaattcaaaaatggatatgcatgtcaaattttattgataatgtCGGAGTAGTTCCAAAAATCCACATCCAtaggacattttctaaaaacacttgattcgAACTTCTAACAaactaaaaagtattttctagaagttttgaagaaaattttactattacaaagctttctctgGGAAGAAGCAAAAGTTAGTTTGACCCTCACTGTTTCTTGGCATTTGAAATACAAAGTACTTCCTGGCGTATTTCGGAAGCTTTAGCCCGCACCTCCTCTTAATAATCCACCATAGTAGTCGGACCATACCTCATTATTACATTTAATACAACATACACCTTCACTAATCTAAACTTAAAAGCCTAACTGTCTATACTTAACGTTTCCACTATATCCTCCCGCAAAGAGCACAACCTCATCTGCACACCATCCGAGCTTCCAACAAAAAGTACGCAAGCATCTGATAATCAACCCCGTACCAACGAGCCCTCGTCGCAATCAGACGAATCGAAATAATTTCCTAACGAGCCTCTACAGAATCGCTCGTGTTCCTCGCTTGAATCCTCCCACACATACGAAACAAACTAACAagcgggagggagagagaataGCCTCGGCTGAACAGTGCGGAAAAAGAACAAGAGAGAAAAGCGCACAGCACGCATCTGCGAGACGATTAAGAGGGAAAggggtagagagagagagagagagagagagagagagagagagagagagagagagagagagagctcggtT
The sequence above is drawn from the Nasonia vitripennis strain AsymCx chromosome 4, Nvit_psr_1.1, whole genome shotgun sequence genome and encodes:
- the LOC103315356 gene encoding uncharacterized protein LOC103315356; this translates as MSPLTHLRALIICSSLSLPFLQSSVVASSRRSRSSSSHHRKSRGCEKLNRFLQDVLKVQNDLSWIDQMADILRSKNMFSASPVLQEKINAMFFTAKNQNKMNQRRKRHSNHRSKLRLETESHNSQLKSSIQGYENASSQNFNPATSEISTTTTTEPLEKVLQSINVFPVDSTDPIALKSGDDSAESDDDFFEGIRLGRALKSISKGGDSRVNNFTKLLLMENEGDKSQMNRALHGDLAKEIVNAIFDQMKNREAFHKMTNFGYEYDVNPQDSVVIDNMYRRERDFETDDATASITKKLMTVVQQLISEEIEKKSCPALPPDLQDFLQWLVQVEAIDRKDSETLNVKQEQSITNNNPGDGSFSIVDLNEWYTKAETLKSLLNEYEGLSKREKNKVRAIHEYLVTRLEFVKAYLEAFKSHPLHGINS